From the Phyllostomus discolor isolate MPI-MPIP mPhyDis1 chromosome 7, mPhyDis1.pri.v3, whole genome shotgun sequence genome, one window contains:
- the CHCHD7 gene encoding coiled-coil-helix-coiled-coil-helix domain-containing protein 7 isoform X3: MLGCALLKVQLRELLTCLELEIAWSLVEWHPEVEARCVSCARHPPLDGLAASRRAARTRTLSLRFLRSSSPPPSDGISPLK; this comes from the exons ATGTTGGGATGCGCGCTACTTAAAGTCCAGCTGCGTGAGCTATTGACGTGTTTGGAGTTGGAGATTGCCTGGTCGCTGGTAGAGTGGCACCCCGAG GTTGAAGCAAGGTGTGTTTCCTGTGCCCGCCATCCACCGTTAGACGGACTGGCAGCATCGCGGAGGGCAGCAAGGACTCGGACTTTATCTCTCCGGTTTCTCCGTTCGAGTTCCCCGCCTCCCTCCG